One stretch of Poecilia reticulata strain Guanapo linkage group LG21, Guppy_female_1.0+MT, whole genome shotgun sequence DNA includes these proteins:
- the armt1 gene encoding damage-control phosphatase ARMT1 isoform X2: MAAGQIGYGVPPSLSAKVTGSFAYLTIRDRMPTILTKAVDTIHRNKNKFFEEHGELRNELQTDKPLLELMDGLSDTESWNQYMQRQQRQLGDQELVSWFKSPWLYVECYMYRRIQEAIWLNPPINNFDVFNEGKTQSFFESQQAVMALCTYLGDVQKSMEKLSENQLSEYFNKLLQVSLWGNKCDLSISAGQENSQKASPIDSLPSLQSFILVNDSNMVWLTLNSSRRPEGSGQKTADRVDIVLDNAGFELVTDLVLADFLVSSGLARHIHFHGKCFPWFVSDVTANDFQWTIRQTMAANHKWMSKSGFQWQSYLNEGIWSYHDHPFWTQPHEFCDMAADAPDLYATLQEADLVLFKGDLNYRKLTGDRAWGHAVDFCTALRGFEPAPLCSLRTLKANVQVGLQLGQGEKLSTEDPSWMTNGKYAVIQFHGPKLE, translated from the exons ATGGCGGCGGGTCAAATTGGCTACGGAGTTCCTCCTTCACTGTCTGCCAAAGTGACGGG gtcgTTTGCTTATTTGACTATAAGAGACAGAATGCCAACCATTTTGACTAAAGCTGTAGACACAATACATCgtaacaaaaacaagttttttgaGGAACATGGTGAG CTGAGGAATGAGCTACAAACCGATAAGCCACTATTGGAATTGATGGATGGCTTGTCAGACACAGAGTCCTGGAACCAGTACATGCAGAGACAGCAGAGACAGCTGGGTGACCAGGAGCTTGTTAGCTGGTTCAAGTCGCCCTGGTTGTATGTGGAGTGCTACATGTACAGGAGGATACAAGAGGCAATCTGGCTGAA tccTCCAATAAACAACTTTGACGTCTTTAACGAGGGAAAGACCCAAAGTTTTTTTGAGTCTCAGCAGGCTGTGATGGCTTTGTGTACGTACCTGGGAGACGTTCAGAAGAGCATGGAGAAGCTGTCAGAGAACCAGCTATCTGAATATTTCAACAAACTGCTTCAG GTTTCTCTCTGGGGGAACAAGTGTGATCTTTCCATCTCTGCTGGTCAAGAGAACTCCCAGAAGGCTAGTCCAATAGATTCCCTCCCCAGCTTACAGTCTTTCATCTTGGTGAATGACTCCAACATGGTATGGTTGACTCTTAATTCGTCAAGAAGGCCGGAGGGGTCAGGGCAAAAAACTGCAGACAGAGTTGACATTGTGCTAGACAATGCTGGCTTTGAGCTGGTCACTGACTTAGTCTTAGCAGATTTTCTGGTGTCTTCGGGCCTCGCGCGTCACATTCATTTTCACGGCAAATGCTTCCCGTGGTTCGTCTCTGATGTCACGGCTAACGACTTTCAGTGGACCATCCGGCAGACCATGGCAGCCAATCATAAGTGGATGAGTAAGAGTGGCTTCCAGTGGCAGAGCTATCTCAATGAGGGTATTTGGAGCTATCACGACCATCCTTTCTGGACGCAGCCCCACGAGTTCTGCGACATGGCAGCTGATGCGCCCGACCTGTACGCAACCCTGCAGGAAGCAGACCTGGTGCTATTTAAAGGCGATCTCAACTACAGGAAGCTGACTGGGGACAGGGCCTGGGGCCACGCGGTGGATTTCTGTACTGCACTGAGAGGGTTTGAGCCTGCACCGCTATGCAGTTTGAGAACCCTCAAAGCCAACGTGCAGGTCGGACTGCAGCTGGGACAGGGGGAGAAGCTGAGCACCGAAGACCCATCATGGATGACCAATGGGAAGTATGCTGTTATTCAATTCCACGGCCCAAAGTTGGAGTAG
- the armt1 gene encoding damage-control phosphatase ARMT1 isoform X3, which produces MPTILTKAVDTIHRNKNKFFEEHGEEGISAEKQAISLLSKLRNELQTDKPLLELMDGLSDTESWNQYMQRQQRQLGDQELVSWFKSPWLYVECYMYRRIQEAIWLNPPINNFDVFNEGKTQSFFESQQAVMALCTYLGDVQKSMEKLSENQLSEYFNKLLQVSLWGNKCDLSISAGQENSQKASPIDSLPSLQSFILVNDSNMVWLTLNSSRRPEGSGQKTADRVDIVLDNAGFELVTDLVLADFLVSSGLARHIHFHGKCFPWFVSDVTANDFQWTIRQTMAANHKWMSKSGFQWQSYLNEGIWSYHDHPFWTQPHEFCDMAADAPDLYATLQEADLVLFKGDLNYRKLTGDRAWGHAVDFCTALRGFEPAPLCSLRTLKANVQVGLQLGQGEKLSTEDPSWMTNGKYAVIQFHGPKLE; this is translated from the exons ATGCCAACCATTTTGACTAAAGCTGTAGACACAATACATCgtaacaaaaacaagttttttgaGGAACATGGTGAG GAGGGGATCAGTGCGGAGAAACAAGCAATATCTCTACTGTCTAAGCTGAGGAATGAGCTACAAACCGATAAGCCACTATTGGAATTGATGGATGGCTTGTCAGACACAGAGTCCTGGAACCAGTACATGCAGAGACAGCAGAGACAGCTGGGTGACCAGGAGCTTGTTAGCTGGTTCAAGTCGCCCTGGTTGTATGTGGAGTGCTACATGTACAGGAGGATACAAGAGGCAATCTGGCTGAA tccTCCAATAAACAACTTTGACGTCTTTAACGAGGGAAAGACCCAAAGTTTTTTTGAGTCTCAGCAGGCTGTGATGGCTTTGTGTACGTACCTGGGAGACGTTCAGAAGAGCATGGAGAAGCTGTCAGAGAACCAGCTATCTGAATATTTCAACAAACTGCTTCAG GTTTCTCTCTGGGGGAACAAGTGTGATCTTTCCATCTCTGCTGGTCAAGAGAACTCCCAGAAGGCTAGTCCAATAGATTCCCTCCCCAGCTTACAGTCTTTCATCTTGGTGAATGACTCCAACATGGTATGGTTGACTCTTAATTCGTCAAGAAGGCCGGAGGGGTCAGGGCAAAAAACTGCAGACAGAGTTGACATTGTGCTAGACAATGCTGGCTTTGAGCTGGTCACTGACTTAGTCTTAGCAGATTTTCTGGTGTCTTCGGGCCTCGCGCGTCACATTCATTTTCACGGCAAATGCTTCCCGTGGTTCGTCTCTGATGTCACGGCTAACGACTTTCAGTGGACCATCCGGCAGACCATGGCAGCCAATCATAAGTGGATGAGTAAGAGTGGCTTCCAGTGGCAGAGCTATCTCAATGAGGGTATTTGGAGCTATCACGACCATCCTTTCTGGACGCAGCCCCACGAGTTCTGCGACATGGCAGCTGATGCGCCCGACCTGTACGCAACCCTGCAGGAAGCAGACCTGGTGCTATTTAAAGGCGATCTCAACTACAGGAAGCTGACTGGGGACAGGGCCTGGGGCCACGCGGTGGATTTCTGTACTGCACTGAGAGGGTTTGAGCCTGCACCGCTATGCAGTTTGAGAACCCTCAAAGCCAACGTGCAGGTCGGACTGCAGCTGGGACAGGGGGAGAAGCTGAGCACCGAAGACCCATCATGGATGACCAATGGGAAGTATGCTGTTATTCAATTCCACGGCCCAAAGTTGGAGTAG
- the armt1 gene encoding damage-control phosphatase ARMT1 isoform X1 has protein sequence MAAGQIGYGVPPSLSAKVTGSFAYLTIRDRMPTILTKAVDTIHRNKNKFFEEHGEEGISAEKQAISLLSKLRNELQTDKPLLELMDGLSDTESWNQYMQRQQRQLGDQELVSWFKSPWLYVECYMYRRIQEAIWLNPPINNFDVFNEGKTQSFFESQQAVMALCTYLGDVQKSMEKLSENQLSEYFNKLLQVSLWGNKCDLSISAGQENSQKASPIDSLPSLQSFILVNDSNMVWLTLNSSRRPEGSGQKTADRVDIVLDNAGFELVTDLVLADFLVSSGLARHIHFHGKCFPWFVSDVTANDFQWTIRQTMAANHKWMSKSGFQWQSYLNEGIWSYHDHPFWTQPHEFCDMAADAPDLYATLQEADLVLFKGDLNYRKLTGDRAWGHAVDFCTALRGFEPAPLCSLRTLKANVQVGLQLGQGEKLSTEDPSWMTNGKYAVIQFHGPKLE, from the exons ATGGCGGCGGGTCAAATTGGCTACGGAGTTCCTCCTTCACTGTCTGCCAAAGTGACGGG gtcgTTTGCTTATTTGACTATAAGAGACAGAATGCCAACCATTTTGACTAAAGCTGTAGACACAATACATCgtaacaaaaacaagttttttgaGGAACATGGTGAG GAGGGGATCAGTGCGGAGAAACAAGCAATATCTCTACTGTCTAAGCTGAGGAATGAGCTACAAACCGATAAGCCACTATTGGAATTGATGGATGGCTTGTCAGACACAGAGTCCTGGAACCAGTACATGCAGAGACAGCAGAGACAGCTGGGTGACCAGGAGCTTGTTAGCTGGTTCAAGTCGCCCTGGTTGTATGTGGAGTGCTACATGTACAGGAGGATACAAGAGGCAATCTGGCTGAA tccTCCAATAAACAACTTTGACGTCTTTAACGAGGGAAAGACCCAAAGTTTTTTTGAGTCTCAGCAGGCTGTGATGGCTTTGTGTACGTACCTGGGAGACGTTCAGAAGAGCATGGAGAAGCTGTCAGAGAACCAGCTATCTGAATATTTCAACAAACTGCTTCAG GTTTCTCTCTGGGGGAACAAGTGTGATCTTTCCATCTCTGCTGGTCAAGAGAACTCCCAGAAGGCTAGTCCAATAGATTCCCTCCCCAGCTTACAGTCTTTCATCTTGGTGAATGACTCCAACATGGTATGGTTGACTCTTAATTCGTCAAGAAGGCCGGAGGGGTCAGGGCAAAAAACTGCAGACAGAGTTGACATTGTGCTAGACAATGCTGGCTTTGAGCTGGTCACTGACTTAGTCTTAGCAGATTTTCTGGTGTCTTCGGGCCTCGCGCGTCACATTCATTTTCACGGCAAATGCTTCCCGTGGTTCGTCTCTGATGTCACGGCTAACGACTTTCAGTGGACCATCCGGCAGACCATGGCAGCCAATCATAAGTGGATGAGTAAGAGTGGCTTCCAGTGGCAGAGCTATCTCAATGAGGGTATTTGGAGCTATCACGACCATCCTTTCTGGACGCAGCCCCACGAGTTCTGCGACATGGCAGCTGATGCGCCCGACCTGTACGCAACCCTGCAGGAAGCAGACCTGGTGCTATTTAAAGGCGATCTCAACTACAGGAAGCTGACTGGGGACAGGGCCTGGGGCCACGCGGTGGATTTCTGTACTGCACTGAGAGGGTTTGAGCCTGCACCGCTATGCAGTTTGAGAACCCTCAAAGCCAACGTGCAGGTCGGACTGCAGCTGGGACAGGGGGAGAAGCTGAGCACCGAAGACCCATCATGGATGACCAATGGGAAGTATGCTGTTATTCAATTCCACGGCCCAAAGTTGGAGTAG
- the esr1 gene encoding estrogen receptor isoform X1 codes for MYKRQNPVQSKQEFGPALRPRISPASSELETLSSPRLPPSPRAPLSDMYPEESRGSGGVAAVDFLEGTYDYATPTPAPTPLYNHSTTGYFSAPLDAQGPPSDGSLHSLGSGPTSPLVFVPTSPRLSPFMHAPSHHYLEPASTPAYRSSHHPASREDQCDARDEACSVGELGVGVGAGAAAGGFEMAKETRFCAVCSDYASGYHYGVWSCEGCKAFFKRSIQGHNDYMCPATNQCTIDRNRRKSCQACRLRKCYEVGMMKGGVRKDRGRVLQRDKRQTGVGDREKTGKGLEHKAAPHHDKRRRSSALGGARSSVTGLPSDQVLLLLQGAEPPILCSRQKLSRPYTEVTMMTLLTSMADRELVHMIAWAKKLPGFLQLSLHDQVLLLESSWLEVLMIGLIWRSIHCPGKLIFAQDLILDRNEGDCVEGMAEIFDMLLATTSRFRMLKLKPEEFVCLKAIILLNSGAFSFCTGTMEPLHDSAAVQSILDTITDALIHHISQSGYSAQQQARRQAQLLLLLSHIRHMSNKGMEHLYSMKCKNKVPLYDLLLEMLDAHRHHPVKPSQPSPPDDKAPPSTSGVCLGGSSPPGPGSGPRGGGEALIRTPSVPSVLQYGGSRSDCTQVL; via the exons ATGTATAAGAG GCAGAACCCGGTGCAGAGCAAGCAGGAGTTCGGACCAGCACTCAGACCCAGGATAAGCCCAGCCTCCTCAGAGCTGGAGACCCTCTCCTCGCCACGTCTCCCACCCTCACCCCGTGCCCCCCTCAGTGACATGTACCCTGAAGAGAGCCGGGGCTCCGGAGGGGTAGCTGCTGTTGACTTCCTGGAAGGGACGTACGACTATGCCACCCCCACCCCTGCCCCAACGCCTCTTTACAACCACTCTACCACTGGCTACTTCTCTGCTCCTCTGGACGCCCAGGGACCACCGTCTGATGGCAGCCTGCACTCTCTGGGGAGTGGGCCGACCAGTCCTCTTGTGTTTGTGCCCACCAGCCCGAGGCTCAGCCCCTTTATGCATGCTCCAAGCCACCACTATCTGGAACCCGCCTCAACGCCAGCTTACAG ATCCAGTCACCACCCGGCCTCCAGAGAGGACCAGTGTGACGCCCGTGACGAGGCATGCAGTGTGGGAGAGCTGGGAGTCGGAGTCGGAGCCGGCGCTGCAGCCGGGGGGTTTGAGATGGCTAAAGAGACGCGTTTCTGTGCTGTGTGCAGCGACTACGCCTCCGGGTACCACTATGGGGTGTGGTCCTGCGAGGGCTGCAAGGCCTTCTTCAAGAGGAGCATTCAGG GTCACAATGACTACATGTGCCCAGCGACCAATCAGTGTACTATTGACAGGAATAGGAGGAAGAGCTGCCAGGCTTGCCGACTTAGAAAATGTTACGAAGTGGGTATGATGAAAGGAG GTGTGCGAAAAGACCGCGGTCGCGTTCTGCAGCGTGACAAACGACAGACGGGCGTCGGCGACAGAGAAAAGACTGGAAAAGGCCTGGAGCACAAAGCGGCACCCCATCATGATAAGAGGAGACGCAGCAGTGCCCTGGGAGGAGCGAGATCCTCAGTGACCGGCCTGCCGTCTGACCAG GTTCTGCTTCTCCTTCAGGGTGCTGAGCCTCCGATTCTGTGCTCCCGTCAGAAGCTGAGCCGACCCTACACTGAGGTCACCATGATGACCCTGCTGACCAGCATGGCCGACAGGGAGCTAGTCCACATGATCGCTTGGGCAAAGAAGCTCCCAG GTTTCCTGCAGCTCTCCCTCCACGATCAGGTTCTACTGCTGGAGAGTTCGTGGCTGGAGGTGCTGATGATCGGACTCATTTGGAGGTCAATCCACTGCCCTGGAAAACTCATCTTTGCACAAGACCTAATACTGGACAG GAATGAAGGAGACTGTGTTGAAGGCATGGCGGAGATCTTCGACATGCTGCTGGCCACCACCTCCCGCTTCCGCATGCTCAAACTCAAACCGGAGGAGTTCGTTTGCCTCAAAGCGATCATCCTGCTCAACTCTG GTGCGTTTTCTTTCTGCACCGGAACAATGGAGCCCCTCCACGACAGCGCGGCCGTCCAGAGTATCCTGGACACCATCACGGATGCTCTCATACATCACATCAGCCAATCGGGATACTCGGCTCAGCAGCAGGCGAGGCGGCAGGcccagctgctcctgctgctctccCACATCAGACACATGAG CAACAAAGGCATGGAGCACCTCTACAGCATGAAATGCAAGAACAAAGTGCCTCTGTACGACCTGCTGCTGGAGATGCTCGACGCCCACCGCCACCACCCGGTCAAACCGTCTCAGCCTTCGCCTCCAGATGACAAAGCTCCTCCCTCCACCAGCGGTGTGTGTTTGGGCGGCTCCTCTCCGCCCGGTCCCGGTTCCGGACCTCGAGGCGGCGGCGAGGCCCTGATCAGAACCCCCTCGGTTCCCAGCGTCCTGCAGTACGGAGGCTCCCGCTCCGACTGCACCCAGGTCCTGTGA
- the esr1 gene encoding estrogen receptor produces MLLRQNPVQSKQEFGPALRPRISPASSELETLSSPRLPPSPRAPLSDMYPEESRGSGGVAAVDFLEGTYDYATPTPAPTPLYNHSTTGYFSAPLDAQGPPSDGSLHSLGSGPTSPLVFVPTSPRLSPFMHAPSHHYLEPASTPAYRSSHHPASREDQCDARDEACSVGELGVGVGAGAAAGGFEMAKETRFCAVCSDYASGYHYGVWSCEGCKAFFKRSIQGHNDYMCPATNQCTIDRNRRKSCQACRLRKCYEVGMMKGGVRKDRGRVLQRDKRQTGVGDREKTGKGLEHKAAPHHDKRRRSSALGGARSSVTGLPSDQVLLLLQGAEPPILCSRQKLSRPYTEVTMMTLLTSMADRELVHMIAWAKKLPGFLQLSLHDQVLLLESSWLEVLMIGLIWRSIHCPGKLIFAQDLILDRNEGDCVEGMAEIFDMLLATTSRFRMLKLKPEEFVCLKAIILLNSGAFSFCTGTMEPLHDSAAVQSILDTITDALIHHISQSGYSAQQQARRQAQLLLLLSHIRHMSNKGMEHLYSMKCKNKVPLYDLLLEMLDAHRHHPVKPSQPSPPDDKAPPSTSGVCLGGSSPPGPGSGPRGGGEALIRTPSVPSVLQYGGSRSDCTQVL; encoded by the exons ATGTTGCTCAGGCAGAACCCGGTGCAGAGCAAGCAGGAGTTCGGACCAGCACTCAGACCCAGGATAAGCCCAGCCTCCTCAGAGCTGGAGACCCTCTCCTCGCCACGTCTCCCACCCTCACCCCGTGCCCCCCTCAGTGACATGTACCCTGAAGAGAGCCGGGGCTCCGGAGGGGTAGCTGCTGTTGACTTCCTGGAAGGGACGTACGACTATGCCACCCCCACCCCTGCCCCAACGCCTCTTTACAACCACTCTACCACTGGCTACTTCTCTGCTCCTCTGGACGCCCAGGGACCACCGTCTGATGGCAGCCTGCACTCTCTGGGGAGTGGGCCGACCAGTCCTCTTGTGTTTGTGCCCACCAGCCCGAGGCTCAGCCCCTTTATGCATGCTCCAAGCCACCACTATCTGGAACCCGCCTCAACGCCAGCTTACAG ATCCAGTCACCACCCGGCCTCCAGAGAGGACCAGTGTGACGCCCGTGACGAGGCATGCAGTGTGGGAGAGCTGGGAGTCGGAGTCGGAGCCGGCGCTGCAGCCGGGGGGTTTGAGATGGCTAAAGAGACGCGTTTCTGTGCTGTGTGCAGCGACTACGCCTCCGGGTACCACTATGGGGTGTGGTCCTGCGAGGGCTGCAAGGCCTTCTTCAAGAGGAGCATTCAGG GTCACAATGACTACATGTGCCCAGCGACCAATCAGTGTACTATTGACAGGAATAGGAGGAAGAGCTGCCAGGCTTGCCGACTTAGAAAATGTTACGAAGTGGGTATGATGAAAGGAG GTGTGCGAAAAGACCGCGGTCGCGTTCTGCAGCGTGACAAACGACAGACGGGCGTCGGCGACAGAGAAAAGACTGGAAAAGGCCTGGAGCACAAAGCGGCACCCCATCATGATAAGAGGAGACGCAGCAGTGCCCTGGGAGGAGCGAGATCCTCAGTGACCGGCCTGCCGTCTGACCAG GTTCTGCTTCTCCTTCAGGGTGCTGAGCCTCCGATTCTGTGCTCCCGTCAGAAGCTGAGCCGACCCTACACTGAGGTCACCATGATGACCCTGCTGACCAGCATGGCCGACAGGGAGCTAGTCCACATGATCGCTTGGGCAAAGAAGCTCCCAG GTTTCCTGCAGCTCTCCCTCCACGATCAGGTTCTACTGCTGGAGAGTTCGTGGCTGGAGGTGCTGATGATCGGACTCATTTGGAGGTCAATCCACTGCCCTGGAAAACTCATCTTTGCACAAGACCTAATACTGGACAG GAATGAAGGAGACTGTGTTGAAGGCATGGCGGAGATCTTCGACATGCTGCTGGCCACCACCTCCCGCTTCCGCATGCTCAAACTCAAACCGGAGGAGTTCGTTTGCCTCAAAGCGATCATCCTGCTCAACTCTG GTGCGTTTTCTTTCTGCACCGGAACAATGGAGCCCCTCCACGACAGCGCGGCCGTCCAGAGTATCCTGGACACCATCACGGATGCTCTCATACATCACATCAGCCAATCGGGATACTCGGCTCAGCAGCAGGCGAGGCGGCAGGcccagctgctcctgctgctctccCACATCAGACACATGAG CAACAAAGGCATGGAGCACCTCTACAGCATGAAATGCAAGAACAAAGTGCCTCTGTACGACCTGCTGCTGGAGATGCTCGACGCCCACCGCCACCACCCGGTCAAACCGTCTCAGCCTTCGCCTCCAGATGACAAAGCTCCTCCCTCCACCAGCGGTGTGTGTTTGGGCGGCTCCTCTCCGCCCGGTCCCGGTTCCGGACCTCGAGGCGGCGGCGAGGCCCTGATCAGAACCCCCTCGGTTCCCAGCGTCCTGCAGTACGGAGGCTCCCGCTCCGACTGCACCCAGGTCCTGTGA
- the armt1 gene encoding damage-control phosphatase ARMT1 isoform X4 produces MEGISAEKQAISLLSKLRNELQTDKPLLELMDGLSDTESWNQYMQRQQRQLGDQELVSWFKSPWLYVECYMYRRIQEAIWLNPPINNFDVFNEGKTQSFFESQQAVMALCTYLGDVQKSMEKLSENQLSEYFNKLLQVSLWGNKCDLSISAGQENSQKASPIDSLPSLQSFILVNDSNMVWLTLNSSRRPEGSGQKTADRVDIVLDNAGFELVTDLVLADFLVSSGLARHIHFHGKCFPWFVSDVTANDFQWTIRQTMAANHKWMSKSGFQWQSYLNEGIWSYHDHPFWTQPHEFCDMAADAPDLYATLQEADLVLFKGDLNYRKLTGDRAWGHAVDFCTALRGFEPAPLCSLRTLKANVQVGLQLGQGEKLSTEDPSWMTNGKYAVIQFHGPKLE; encoded by the exons ATG GAGGGGATCAGTGCGGAGAAACAAGCAATATCTCTACTGTCTAAGCTGAGGAATGAGCTACAAACCGATAAGCCACTATTGGAATTGATGGATGGCTTGTCAGACACAGAGTCCTGGAACCAGTACATGCAGAGACAGCAGAGACAGCTGGGTGACCAGGAGCTTGTTAGCTGGTTCAAGTCGCCCTGGTTGTATGTGGAGTGCTACATGTACAGGAGGATACAAGAGGCAATCTGGCTGAA tccTCCAATAAACAACTTTGACGTCTTTAACGAGGGAAAGACCCAAAGTTTTTTTGAGTCTCAGCAGGCTGTGATGGCTTTGTGTACGTACCTGGGAGACGTTCAGAAGAGCATGGAGAAGCTGTCAGAGAACCAGCTATCTGAATATTTCAACAAACTGCTTCAG GTTTCTCTCTGGGGGAACAAGTGTGATCTTTCCATCTCTGCTGGTCAAGAGAACTCCCAGAAGGCTAGTCCAATAGATTCCCTCCCCAGCTTACAGTCTTTCATCTTGGTGAATGACTCCAACATGGTATGGTTGACTCTTAATTCGTCAAGAAGGCCGGAGGGGTCAGGGCAAAAAACTGCAGACAGAGTTGACATTGTGCTAGACAATGCTGGCTTTGAGCTGGTCACTGACTTAGTCTTAGCAGATTTTCTGGTGTCTTCGGGCCTCGCGCGTCACATTCATTTTCACGGCAAATGCTTCCCGTGGTTCGTCTCTGATGTCACGGCTAACGACTTTCAGTGGACCATCCGGCAGACCATGGCAGCCAATCATAAGTGGATGAGTAAGAGTGGCTTCCAGTGGCAGAGCTATCTCAATGAGGGTATTTGGAGCTATCACGACCATCCTTTCTGGACGCAGCCCCACGAGTTCTGCGACATGGCAGCTGATGCGCCCGACCTGTACGCAACCCTGCAGGAAGCAGACCTGGTGCTATTTAAAGGCGATCTCAACTACAGGAAGCTGACTGGGGACAGGGCCTGGGGCCACGCGGTGGATTTCTGTACTGCACTGAGAGGGTTTGAGCCTGCACCGCTATGCAGTTTGAGAACCCTCAAAGCCAACGTGCAGGTCGGACTGCAGCTGGGACAGGGGGAGAAGCTGAGCACCGAAGACCCATCATGGATGACCAATGGGAAGTATGCTGTTATTCAATTCCACGGCCCAAAGTTGGAGTAG